The stretch of DNA CATATTAAACCAAAAGATCTTGTCTAAACTTAGGGCAAGTAATTTTTGTGTCATTATTTTCACATTTGATCttagaagaagatgatgattgGTGATGATGAGGAGTAGTACTATGGCGATCTGTGAACTCAGACAACATTTGAACAACTTCTCTCATTGTTGGACGTTGGACACTATTCTCTTGTATACAAAGAGTAGCAATGAAGAACAAGTGAGTCACTTCGTCTTCGGGGACGGCGGTCAACCTTCGGTCAACGATTTGAACAACAACTTCTTTTTTACAACTTGTGGCTTTTTTTGACCATTGAACTATGTCTACTCCTTCTCCGAAATCTCCTACTGGACGTCGTCCCGTCACCAGTTCCAGTAACACAACCCCGAAACTGTACACGTCACTCTTTTCGTCTACTCGTAATGTATAAGCGTATTCTGTATAAGAACATAGAACAAAAAATACATTCAATTTAAagagtatgttagtatttttacGTACGTAGAtttatgcatgcatgcatgcatgggGTTAACTTAATTATAAggcttttttaaaaataaataatgggCTTTGATTATAGAAGAAAAAGCCCATTTGTGTTTTGGACCGTGATGGGCCCAATAAGAGAAAGCCTTAGTAGTGGAAATTAACAAAAGTTGTCTAACGTGTACGTGAGTGCAAGTGCATGCATACATGGGTTAATTATGAGGCCACTCTTTAGTTTTGATTACAAAAAAAGCCCATTCTGAATTTTGGACCGTGATGGGCCCAATAAGAAAAAGCTAAAGGGTACTGGAAATCAACAAAAGTTTAGTCtaaggattatttcacaaatacacaaaaacaataataaaaaagtttcaaaaataCAGTTGTAcggtttttattgtatttttatgttgtacttttgttaatttttttcttaattttgtgttatttgtatattatttttttgttattattttgatgttatatgAATACTATTTCTCTATATTTTTTGTACATGAGTTGCATCCATGCATGAGTTGATTATGAGGCCTTAGTGAGATAATATGGGCTTTGATGACAAAGAAAGCCCATTTATAGTTTTGGACCGTGTTGATGGACCTGACAAGAAACAGGTTAGAAAATGGGTTTTGACTACAAAGAAGAAAAAGCCCATTTTTGAATTTTGGACCATAATGATAGGtccaataagaagaaaaaaaaaaagctaaagttgagaaataaaaaagaaaaaaagttggTCTAACGACAAAAAGGAGAAGTTCATTAAAATCAAGTTGTAAAGAAAAGGCAAAGTCTTTACACGTAAGAATGGGCCAAAAAACCAAGTACTTAAAAACAACAACACAAAACCAAACAAACAAACCCACTTTAGCTTTATCTTTAGTTTTGGCTTAAACACAAAAAACCTTTAGAAAAGCCAAACAAAAGCCATAGTTTTTAATTTTGCTTTCACAAAACTCAAAAAACTCTTTCACTGTTACGTTAAACATCAGTAGTGTCAgtcatatatataactgtgtTGAAAATAAAGAGGTTTTCTTCTTCACTTGCATGCATGCATGGTATGACGTGGACCCCATAAAATGACACTTATTAAAAATGACTTCACTCTAACTATGGCACagaattttgagtagtcttaaTTTCACTTTCTTCttatattattgttttgtttgttcCTTTAGGGCATGATTTTTAGGTTTCTTTCTATGCACCAAAATTAGAATTCTCTAGAGACAACCTTAAATCTATTATGAGTATCATTTTAGTGTCATATTAATTTCActagtaaaaattaattttcttcaaGTACCAAAAATAATATCCCTACTATATAATTTTATGTGTTTGAGATGAGAGTATCATATaccaagatattttattaatttttagaaaattttgaataatcacaaaaattaattgtagacataataaattattcaaaaaaatttcattaattagttttattcaattttttaatttaatagtaataataatttgatttgAGAAATTATTATAAGAATTTTTGTTTGATAGTTTGAAACTTACTATACAATGTGGGGCCATATATTAGTATCTATGATTTAACATCAAAGGACAATCAAATCCAACGGCAGAGACTGATTAAGATGATGAGTGAACCGTACGatactttgactttgacttttcCAAACAATTAACTAACATAactaaccaaaacaaaaaacagagtacaaaacaaaaaaaaaaaacagaatttTGAATATGAATTAGTACTTACCAGGAGCAATGTAGCCGTAGGAGCCAGCAATCGCCGACATACATTCGGAGGCGCCGCCGTCAAGCAAGAACTTGGCAAGCCCGAAATCCGCCACGTGTGCTTCAAAGTTGGAATCAAGCAAAATGTTATTGGATTTCACATCTCTATGGAGAATCAAAGGAGAACAATCATGGTGAAGATAACACAGTCCTTTAGCAGCTTCAATGGCAATCTTATATCTCATATTCCAATTCAAGAAAGGAGCACCCTTTTTTCTTCCATGAATAGCTTCACCTAAGCTTCCATTTCTCATGTATTCATAAACAAGAAGATTGGTTTCTTTGTTGGAACAAAAAGCAATCAATCTAACAATGTTTCTGTGTCTAATTTTCCCAAGTGTTTGGATTTCTGCTTTGAATCCGTGATCATGGCAGCTGTTTGATCCGAACCCCAGTAGTTTTTTGACAGCGATTTCGACCCCATTTGGCATTTTTCCATGGTAGACAATTCCAGCTCCTCCTCTGCCTATAACATTCCCATCTTTGACACATTCGAGTATGTCAAACACAGTGAATTCCAGTTTTTGAAATGCTGTCATTTTCCATGAATTCGCGCTGTTTCTTTTGAAAGATTTGGCTTTGATTATGGCTGCTGCTGCGAAAACTAAGGAGCATATGAGTAGGCCTAGCGCGAAAATAAGCTTGAAATCTGGTTCTTGTTTTCGGGGTTTGGTTTCGATTGTTGTGAAGTTACAAGGGTTGTTGAGCAATGAACCGCAGAGTTGTGGATTTCCAGCGAATGATGAGGCGTTGAAGAACCCGAATTGGCCTGTTTCGGGTAATTTGCCAGAGAAATTGTTGAAGGAGAAATCAGCTGTTGTTAGACTCTTCATTGTAGCTATTGATCTTGGTATGTTTTGGTTCAGATTGTTTCTTGACAAGTTAAGGTAATTCAAGATTCGAATATTCGAAATCTGTGGTGGGATTGAGCCAGAGAGGTTGTTTTGACTCATGTCAAGGACAGTTAGATGAAGACAGTTACCAATCTCAAGTGGGATTTGGCCAGAGAGTGAGTTTTGGCTTAGATCAAGTGTTAAAACTTGAGTGAGTTGTCCTATTGAAGTTGGGATTGGACCTGAGAATTGGTTTTCACTAAGGAGAAGGATTTGAAGAGAAGTGAAATTTGAGATTGAAGATGGTATAAAACCTGATAAGAGATTTTTTGAGAGGTTGAGTTGGGTTAATTTGGTTGGATTGGATGATGAGTTACTACAATTTTCTGATAAAAAACCAGATAAGTTGTTTTCTTGTAACTCAACAAGATTCAATTGAGGCAAGTAAAGAAAACCATTTGGGATACTACCATTCAAGTAGTTTTGTCCCAATCTAACTCTAACAAGACTAAAACAAGTTCCTAAGCCAAATGGGATTGGTCCAAAAAGATAGTTTTTCAACAAAATTAGAATCTTTAACTGATTGGAAGAACACAAGTTTGGTGGGATTGTACCAGTGAGTTTGTTTGTAGACAAATCAAGCATTTGAAGCTTACCATTTTCGCCGAGTTTCTTAGGAATTTCGCCGGTGAAGTTGTTCATCCAAAGCGAAAGAGTCTCCAAATAAGGCAATTCAGCTACAAAATCAGGTATTGAACCATGTAACTTGTTGATCATTAAGTTGAAGAGCTTGAGCTTAGTGAGATTAACAAACTCGAATGGGATTTCGCCTGTGAGCGCGTTGTTGGAGAGATCAAGATTGATTAAGCTTGTTAAGTTGCCTAATTGTCTTGGGATTGAGCCTGAAAGTACATTAGCATACAAGTAAAGTGTGTCTAATGCTTTCAAGTTACCCAATTCAATTGGTATTGAACCATCTAATTCACTATTGGAAAGGTCCATGTGAACTAGATTAACTAACTT from Cannabis sativa cultivar Pink pepper isolate KNU-18-1 chromosome 2, ASM2916894v1, whole genome shotgun sequence encodes:
- the LOC115719696 gene encoding leucine-rich repeat receptor-like serine/threonine-protein kinase BAM3, with translation MVFFFVYTLYSLLLITTSSSSSSTSSLVSDFHVLLNLKEGFEFANPILNSWNPSLKPSSICSSWVGITCSKQGRVVSLDLTDLSLSGTISPQISKLDQLTHLSLAGNNFSNSIDEITSLTKLKFLNISNNQFSGSLSHWNYSTISDLEVFDAYNNNFTGVLPIGILSLKKKLKYLDFAGNYFFGKIPTCYGELVELEYLSLAGNDLNGKIPSELGNLTNLKEIYLGYYNVFEGGIPSEFGKLVNLVHMDLSNSELDGSIPIELGNLKALDTLYLYANVLSGSIPRQLGNLTSLINLDLSNNALTGEIPFEFVNLTKLKLFNLMINKLHGSIPDFVAELPYLETLSLWMNNFTGEIPKKLGENGKLQMLDLSTNKLTGTIPPNLCSSNQLKILILLKNYLFGPIPFGLGTCFSLVRVRLGQNYLNGSIPNGFLYLPQLNLVELQENNLSGFLSENCSNSSSNPTKLTQLNLSKNLLSGFIPSSISNFTSLQILLLSENQFSGPIPTSIGQLTQVLTLDLSQNSLSGQIPLEIGNCLHLTVLDMSQNNLSGSIPPQISNIRILNYLNLSRNNLNQNIPRSIATMKSLTTADFSFNNFSGKLPETGQFGFFNASSFAGNPQLCGSLLNNPCNFTTIETKPRKQEPDFKLIFALGLLICSLVFAAAAIIKAKSFKRNSANSWKMTAFQKLEFTVFDILECVKDGNVIGRGGAGIVYHGKMPNGVEIAVKKLLGFGSNSCHDHGFKAEIQTLGKIRHRNIVRLIAFCSNKETNLLVYEYMRNGSLGEAIHGRKKGAPFLNWNMRYKIAIEAAKGLCYLHHDCSPLILHRDVKSNNILLDSNFEAHVADFGLAKFLLDGGASECMSAIAGSYGYIAPEYAYTLRVDEKSDVYSFGVVLLELVTGRRPVGDFGEGVDIVQWSKKATSCKKEVVVQIVDRRLTAVPEDEVTHLFFIATLCIQENSVQRPTMREVVQMLSEFTDRHSTTPHHHQSSSSSKIKCENNDTKITCPKFRQDLLV